One Sphingomonas endolithica genomic window, ATCCCGGCCAGGCGGCGCCCGTCACGCACGCACTGCACGATCATCCGCTGTTCGCACTGGAGGCGCTGGCTGCCCTCGCCGGCCGGCTGCCGACGGATCATGTCGAACACAGCCTGGGCAATTTGTCGGTCGATCAGGATCCGGCGGCGATCCCGCAGGCGGCGCTCTCCGCGCCCGAGATCGTGCGCACGATCGCGACCAACGGCTGCTGGATGGTGCTGAAGAAGGTCGATGTCGATCCCGACTATGCCGCGCTGATCGACCAATGCCTGGCCGAGATCGCCCCGATCGTCACCCCGCGAACTGGCGCCTATCAACGGCGCGAGGCGTTCATCTTCCTGTCCTCGCCCAATTCGGTGACGCCGTTCCATATGGATCCCGAACACAACATCCTGCTGCAGATCGCCGGCCGCAAGACGATGCAGGTCTATCCGTGCGACGATGCCACCATCGTGCCGCAGGAACAGCATGAGGCGTTCCACCATGGCGGGCAGCATCGCAACATGCGCTTCGATCCGGCGTTCGATGCGGTATCGCGTTCGTTCGTCCTGGATCCCGGCATGGCGGTGTACGTGCCGGTCAAGGCACCGCACTGGGTGCAGAATGGGCCGGTGCCGTCGATCTCGTTCAGTATCACCTGGCGGTCGGC contains:
- a CDS encoding cupin-like domain-containing protein, which encodes MHARTGQWITADRLGPFADAYPGQAAPVTHALHDHPLFALEALAALAGRLPTDHVEHSLGNLSVDQDPAAIPQAALSAPEIVRTIATNGCWMVLKKVDVDPDYAALIDQCLAEIAPIVTPRTGAYQRREAFIFLSSPNSVTPFHMDPEHNILLQIAGRKTMQVYPCDDATIVPQEQHEAFHHGGQHRNMRFDPAFDAVSRSFVLDPGMAVYVPVKAPHWVQNGPVPSISFSITWRSATSDADARLHRVNRGLRRFGVSPARPGAHPMVDAAKVAGHRMSKNVTGLARRLLGRDRDRAAY